GAGACTTTGGGATATGTCATGTATGCTTGGCCGTCTTCTCTCTCCGCTTCCATCACCAAGCTCGCAGGTATTAGACACATGTCCACCAACTGTTCGATGAAATTACGCAATGATGAGCTCgtggataaaaaaaattacaacttATAGTGAAATCCTGTTTTAACTGTTTGATAAAATAActtttagaatatattatattgttaagAAGACAAGAACACATACTTATCAGACAAGCTAAGAGCTATTACAATCAGAAAGAATGTATTTCAAGAGTACTTTTCAgcgtgtgtttttttttgttggagtaTGCAGTGAAGGAGAGTTGCAGGAGACAAGGCCATGGAGAAGCATTGCTAAGAGCAGCTATTGACAAGTGCAGAAGCAGAAAGGTACAACGGGTCTCACTTCACGTCGACCCCACGAGGATTGCTGCTGTGAATCTGTACAAAAAACATGGGTTCCAAGTAGATTGTCTGGTGAAAAGCTACTACTCGGCAGATAGGGATGCTTACAGAATGTACCTTGATTTTGATGACTCTGTTTAGCCAGAAAGATTTATTGGGGATTATCAAATCCATGGTGAAACATTTGTTTGGATAGTGAATCAATTTTCTTGTACACACTCGTTAATTACTCTCCACATCAATATACTAAACTATTTATTTGCTGTCTACAATACATAATGGATTTTTTGGGTGCccattaaaacttttttatgtaatttacaCTAGCTTTTTGACCAGCGCTATtttatgataaattttttattaataacttaacaaatattttgttaacttATAACAATTTTGTCTATTTAaatcaatgtttttaaattcgACCCGAATCCGCGGTCAAATCAATTAATCTGGTGATCCGATAATTTATATTGTCTGATAATTATTCCTTTCTATGAGCAGATCAAAAatgatatttctattttatagcTAAACagatttatatttctttcttcGTAAAAGTTCAAtctaaaaaaaactttcaaatacCATGTATTAAGATGGCATTTCTATTTACTGGTTTTCAACTACAaatttttaacagataaattataatatctagatatattttaaatgaaatttttattttccaataaGGGTGGATTTGACAGAATTTTCATAAATCATTGATACAATAAAGAAGGATTTAGAACAACTTTTACAAATACTAGATTCAATAAAgtgagatttagaaaaaaaaaaatgaaattcctCCAAATCATCAATCCAATAAGCCACTCTTTGATCTGGTTTTAtgctttttgaaaataaaaaaaggtcCCACCGAGACTTGAACTCGGGTTACTAGATTCAGAGTCTAGTGTCCTAACCGCTAGACCATGGGACCATTTGTTAACCAATACTccaaatagttttacaaaccaAAATACAATGCTCGAGTATTATATGACGAGTGTCACTGGCCCGGAAGCTCTTTTGTGGTGTTACCGTTATGAATCATCTACATAACTCTTCACAAAGCTTTCTGATGGGATTACTGAGAGAGGAAGTAGTGCCTGGGAGGATTTGTACTGTTATATCAATGCTTTTGAGGAAAATTGGACAAGCAGATTTGGCTATGAAGCTGATGCATAGCAAGACTGGGATTGGTTATGAGAGGATGGGTGGTGTCAAGTTTAGAACTTTACTTCAAAGCTTTGTTACtcactattaaaagagttataCAGTTCAGTCTTTGGTGTGTATTTGCTTTGTTTGTAACAAAAGAAGCACAAGTTTATTCCAATTGAAGTCTTACAAAACCGGATAATTTTAGTAAACCGGACCAAATTTAGAAACTTTTCTGTTGAAAATGTGCTGAATACAAAAGGAAGAGAGCACCATTCATTTAAAATGCCTTGAATTTCTCTGGCGCGCACATGTGCCATTAGTTttgttatctctctctctctctgactaCAAAGAAACCATTCGTTGAAACCATTTTCTCAAGCATTCTTGATTCCTGTCAAAATACAAACACACGAAATGGCACGACAAGATGCTAATCCATTTGCTGATGAAGAAACCAATCCTTTTGCGGTAATGAGCTCTTTGTTTCCTTGAaatcaagaatcaaatcacTGGTGTTTTCTTCTGTAGTTCTTTTACCCGTTTGATCTTGATGTTTTAGGATAATACAAGTGTTCCTCGAGCAAGCAACTCCTCCTATCTCAAGCCGCTTCCACCTGAACCTCATGATCGTGGTGCTACCATCGATATCCCTTTGGATTCCGAAAAGGTATCTTCAATATCTTCTCCATTTTTTCCTTTCAATGTTTGCTCAAAATCTGGTTTCTGTTTGAAGGATCTTCGAGCTAAAGAGATGGAGCTTCAGGCTAAGGAGAACGAGTTGAACCGGAAAGAGCAGGTAAGTCTAGCTTCCATGTTACCCTACAGTTTCCATGTGAATTGTATTGATcagtcttcttcttgttcttgtcaTCATGCAGGAGCtgaaaagaagagaagatgcAATAGCCAAAAGTTAGATAATCTTCCATTGATACttattaagattttttattGTAGCTAACTGATACGGTTTTTTTTTGGCAGCTGGAGTTGTAATTGAGGAGAAGAACTGGCCAGATTTTTTCCCTCTAATTCACCATGACATCCCTAACGAGATTCCAATACACTTACAGAAGATTCAATATGTCGCATTCACCACATTATTAGGTAACGCAAAGGCCACCCTTAGACCGCTGCAACAAATCCTTGCACCTGTCCAGAGTCAAGTCAAAAGTTAAAACAGACTAAAATTATTGAACTATGCAGGATTAGTAGGATGTCTCTTGTGGAATATTGTGGCAGTAACTGTAGCTTGGATCAAAGGAGGAGGTTATTTACTGTTTTTACTCGAAATGATCAGATTCATATTGATCCTTTTCACTCATCTCTGATTCTGATTGTTATCAGGTCCCACTATATGGCTTATGTCAATCATCTACTTCATTGCTGGGGTCCCTGGGGCTTACGTCTTGTGGTATCGTCCTCTTTACCGAGCTTCCAGGTAAAAATCAGCTCTATAAGTAAAACAATCTCTTACATATTAAATGAGTGTCAATAATACAAATGTGTACATGTACCTGTGCAGAACTGATAGTGCCCTGAAGTTCGGAACTTTCTTTGTGTTTTACGTGGTAAGATAAACCGTATCCCCATTGGTAGATTTCCTCTGCATCAGAGTTCTTTCAGAAAGCcatgaaaaaacaaaaccacTATGTTTACACTGTCTTGTACTTTTCAGTTTCACATTGCATTCTGTGGCTTTGCTGCAGTTGCTCCACCAGTCATCTTTCAAGGAAAATCTCTCACGTAAGAGTTTTCTTCTTATATGAAAAGCATTTGTTACAACCTCTCCATTACACTCTTTACTCAATTGTCTTACAACCTCTCTGAGGGAGTCCATCTGATTCCATGTATTGTTTGGTTTGGTGGACAGAGGTTTCTTGCCAGCACTTGAGCTTCTAACTACTAATGCGGCGGTCGGAGTAAGTATTTTACTTCTGTTCATTTACAAGTGCTTACCTTACCAATATGTTTTCTCCCTCATAGATATTGTATTTCATTGGGGCGGGGTTCTTCTGCATCGAAACACTTCTCAATATCTGGGTGATTCAGCAAGTATATGCCTACTTCCGAGGGAGCGGCAAAGCTGCACAGATGAAACGCGAAGCTGCAACTTCGACCTTGATGCGTGCGCTATGAAAGGCAAACACTCTTCACTTTAGAATGTATCAACGGTGGCTTGAGGTCTAggctgacaatttttttttttgttggaattACTTTGTAAAGACTAAATCAAGTAGTACATGGGGAGATCTCAAGCCGAAACTGTGTTGTTCAATTGTCTAATGAGAGTCAATCCAGCTCTGTGCAATAGTTTTTGCTACTCCTCTCTTCTCACCATTAACCTACGAACCTTGAGTGCATCACCATGGCGACCTATCCACTTGTACATGTTACTTAGAAGTTGTCCTTTCTGACAGTATCCTCCAAGTAAGGCAGACCAAGATACCGTGTTCTTCTTAGACATCCCATTGAACACTTGCCTAGCTTCCCCCGATCCGCATTTACCATACATATCCAAAAGACTACTCTCCATAACAATCACCCGTTTTGTGAAAGTGTTACTATATAATACTTTTCTGGTGgtgtaaaaatatatagtttaccGAAAAAGGTTTAACTAATTTCTGGAAAAACAAATCAGACCTTTTTGTCCGAAAATATTGGGTTTCTCTAGGCCGAATATGTAAGTGAAGTGGCATTTATATTGGGTTCAAAGTAGAAGCCCAATTAGTAACTttgataaccaaaaaaaaacctcgccgttgccggggatcgaacccgggtcacccgcgtgacaggcgggaatacttaccactatactacaacgacTTTGTTGTTAGCAGCATTAGAAAGAGCATTAGGAAACCTCTGTTCAGACGTTAAAGCGAAACGTTGTTAATGGCGTTGCTTAACGAAACAAATCAGACCTTTTTGTCCGAAAATACTGGGCTTCTCTAGGccactatactacaacgacTTTGTTATTAGCAGCATTACAAAGAGCAATAGAAAACCTTTATTCAGACGTTAATAACGCCAAACGTTGTTAATGGCGTTTCTTATAGAGGGGATGCCCTTAACGCACACCCAGAAAGAAAAAGGGTCACATTTTGGGCCTATAAAACCAAATTCCTTATATCTGATATTGGATCAGATTAGATAAATGGATTAGTTGAGTTGGACAATGGTTTTGAAATTAAGCGGATTGATTAAACCGCGCTTAAAAAGGCGTTTCTGGTCTGGTTACATAAATGGATTAGTTGAGTTGGACAATGGTTTTGAAATTAAAACAAGGGACTGTGTTATTTAAACAGTGGGAGAAAGAGGAACCGGTCAGCATCAGTGGACAACGACTACGACTTTCTTATCATCATTAAAGATCTCTCTCCATCCATCTTCTTCTCCAACATCGAAAAATGGCTTctcactctttgactctcttctcttcttcttctacatttGCTCCCTTCTCCTCTCATCAAATTCACTCACCCAATCTATCTACCGTCCGTTTCCCCCGACCAATCAATACCAAACCCAATCATCACTCCCTCCGTTGTTCCGTCTCGATCGAGAAAGAAGTCCCCGAAACGGAACGACCCTTCACATTCCTCAGAGACTCTGACGACGATTCCACTCACTCTTCTTCAGTCAGGGCTCGTTTCGAAGCCATGATTAGAGCTGCTCAAGACAGCGTCTGCGAGGCCATCGAAGCCGTCGAATCCGGTCCGAAGTTCAAAGAAGATGTCTGGTCTCGACCCGGCGGAGGCGGAGGGATCAGCCGCGTGTTGCAGGACGGGAATGTGTTTGAGAAAGCTGGGGTTAATGTCTCTGTTGTGTATGGTGTTATGCCTCCTGAAGCTTATAGGGCTGCTAAAGGCTCTGCTTCTTCTGATCAGAAACCTGGTCCTGTTCCCTTCTTCGCCGCCGGTGTCAGCTCGGTAacaccatctctctctctttatctctctctctctctctagattaCAGAAAGATCAAGTCTTTATGTGATTCTTGTAGGTCTTGCATCCCAAGAACCCTTTTGCTCCGACTCTGCATTTCAACTATCGATACTTCGAGACTGATACTCCAAAGGGTAAGTGTAAAAAGTGTAAAAGttacagtctttttttttttttggatagtAGATTAGtagtattgattttttttgtcaatgtgCAGATGTCCCTGGAGCTCCGAGGCAGTGGTGGTTTGGTGGTGGAACTGACTTCACGCCAGCTTACATCTTTGAAGACGATGTCAAGCATTTCCACACGGTCTGAGACCTTATTCCTTTCTTGAGCTTTGTGATTTGATGGAGTTTTTGCTCTTATTATTATAAAGCTTGTATCTTTCTTTGTTGTTAGATTCAAAAGCAAGCGTGTGACAAGTTTGACCCTTCCTTCTATCCTCGGTTCAAGAAATGGTGTGATGACTACTTTTACATCAAGGTAATGTCTAGGAACAGCGCAGAGACTAAGAGTCTTTTTTTCATAAGCCTGTTGTATTGTGTTTAAGGACGCTTTGATCTTTTGCTTGCAGCACCGTGATGAGAGACGAGGACTTGGAGGGATATTCTTTGATGATCTTAATGACTATGATCAGGAAATGCTTCTGAAATTCTCCACTGGTAAATGACTAATTCTTCAAAATATTATGATGTTAGTGTGTTCTTGGTAGACTAATTTTAAGTTGATTTTGGGATTTTCACAGAATGTGCGAACTCGGTTGTACCGGCTTATATACCTATagtagagaaaagaaaagacatGGAATTTACAGAGAAGCACAAGGCATGGCAACAGTTGAGGAGAGGGAGATATGTTGAATTCAACTTGGTATTATAATAACATCCACTAGCTTTTATGAGCCTTGGTACTTTGTTAGTGAGCCTCTAATGTGTGTGTTGTATTGATTTTGAAAGGTATATGATCGTGGGACGACGTTTGGTCTAAAGACAGGAGGGAGAATAGAGAGcattcttgtctctcttccacTGTCAGCAAGATGGGAATATGACCATGTAAGTTCCTTTTCCCATTTGTGAAAGACACACTAAGTCCTAAATCATAACTCATTAGGCTATATTACAAGTGTAGTAGTAACTGTGTTTTGTTGGGTGTAGAAACCGGAAGAGGGGACAGAGGAGTGGAAGCTATTGGATGCGTGTATCAACCCCAAGGAGTGGATATAGCTTGTGGTGAGGGCTTGAGTGAGTTTGTTTtcattgttttgagttttgagcaGCTTTAGAGAGATTAGAGTAATGAAGAGATGGATAAAGGGAGAGTTTGTAAGGTGACTGTGTATGTGAAACATGCGTTTGAAACGCTGTCGTTATGTTTTATAGAATCCAAGCTTAAGACaaccatggtttataagtgtatGAATCACTAAGAAAAGATGACACCATCACTAGAATACGATAAGAGCACAATAAAAAAGCAATTAAGATATAAATACTGATTAAGAGCCTTTGATCCTAAACACTTGCTGCAAGCTTCACATCTTCCACTGTTTAGGATCATGGTCTTGTAAAACTCATATGAATATGGATAAGTACATCAATCTATAAAGAGTGCAAAATTTAAACACCATTAAACGTGATAGGCGTTTAAAGCCAAGATTAGTTagcattattatttttctttattgtttttgttcctATTATTCACACTATAAGCATGGAAAGTTGAATCCTGTTTTGCCATATTTCTACTTAACATCAAAAACAACTATTCACAGCATGGATTAATTACCATTAACATCCTTACAAACTTGTTGAAAAAGAGAGACAGGATTCAGTTTTATTACATTCATCaacttttattttactttattgtttttgttccAGTCTAcactattaatatttattaattttttttgtcacattCTGTTCTTTATACTAAAACAAGCATGTAAAGTAGTGGCAAAGAGTTTATCGACCGTTGCATAAAATACCTTTTGCGTGTTAACGCTCGCCACGGCCCACATGGCCTGGTGGGGCCCATTAAGATAATTTTCGTCTCAATCAACTGAATGTAATCCCAAAGATACCCCTGTTCATAGCTCTAGCTCCATCGACAATGATATCTATCTCGTATAAACTGGGGGTGATAACGTAATTGACAAATATAAACAGAGTTGATGCTGCCATGTCATCCGCCGCTTAGATATCCAGGGGTATCTCTGTAAATTACAAGAAACTGCGCGCTTCTCTAACGACCATACGTGGCGAAATGCTACTGGCTAGAGAGTGATGTTTAACTATATAAAGACCACTAACCAAGAAGAATACATTCGATCTTATAATTCCTCTGTGACTGACTACAAAACAGAGAAGGTGAAGAAgacgaaagaaagaaagaaagaaagaaagaaagaggaaAGAAACGGCGCCGTGTAAACGTAATCCTTCACCGAGGTTAGTAATCTCCGACTCTGAGCTTCTGTTCTCAGCTTTTCATGTTGTAGCTGTGAAGGATGAAACTTGTAAGCTGAAGAATCTCtgtttttatttggattttgaGTGGAGATTAAGCTTTTGAGAAGAGTGAAAGAAGATGGTGATGGAGTCATCAAAGTGGTGGTGGATTGGAAACCACAACACCACTAATTTCTCTCCTTGGCTTCATTCTACTCTCTCCGGTAACCTTCTTGTCTCTCTTTCTTGGCtctgagaagaagaaaagaaatctCTCTTTCCTCGGTTTGATTATATGGTTTCCAAAGGTGTTAACTTTTAATTGTAATTGTAATTGTAATTTTGAAGAGTTGGATAAGAAGACAAAGGATATGCTGAGAGTGGTCGATGAGGATGCGGATACTTTCGCCGCAAGAGCTGAGATGTATTACAAGAAGAGGCCTGAGCTTGTTGCCATGGTCGAAGATTTCTACCGTTCGCATCGCTCCTTAGCCGAGAGGCACGACTTGTTGCGACCCTCTTCTGTGCACAAACACGGCTCAGAGAAGCATCATGATAAATCATCAACTTGCGATGATGAGTCTTCTTGGTCCAAGGCTTGTGAGACTCATGACGACTACAACGCTGAGTCTGAAGTTGATGACGGTGAATCATCCTCAGTCGATTATGGTGGGAATTGTGAGATGCTGAAGGAAGAGATAGAGAGGCTGAGGGAGGAGAATAAGTTTTACAGCGAaatggtgagagagagagatgaagagaaGAGGGAAGCTATAAGGCAGATGAGTTTAGCGATAGACATGCTCAAAGAAGAGAACTCAGAGCTCAAGAGATGTGTTTCCTCTGTTGTTGTGAAGAGGAAGGTTAAGCTTGAAGGGTTTTGGGGGAGATTAGTAGGCAACTGGATCCTCTCAAAAACAGATTCTACTTCCAGAGAGAGAGTTTTATAGAAACCTAGAACTATCTAAatgacctatatatatatatttataaacacttaaaacaaaacaaattacactCTTCCTTTTCTTTCCATTATTTCAACTTTGTATAGACACAACATACAACAAAGAGACGTGCCACAATAAAGAGAGGACACTGAACATTAAACTAACACAaggtaaacaaaaaatatagtatGTATTATCTATATGATTCTGCTAAAAGAGGCTCCGTGGTTTTTGATTTCTTGGTACTTCGTGCTTCTTTACCCACAAGCTTCTTCACCGTTACTCCTACCTTGCTTTGATACTCCTAACGCAACACACACAGTCACTAATCTTTGATTCAATACATATGTATCAATGGTTTTGATGCTTACCACTGGCGAAGCTCGTGTTATGGATGATACAGCCGCTGCTGCTGCAGCAGCCACGCGTACCCTGAAATGATGTCAGAATAGTTTTACTTTTTCAGTGAATCTTTTTAGTAAAATCTGTAGACTCAGAACTAAGTAAATATCATTACAATACCTTTTATGTACATCAATGTAAACGTCGGTTTCATCCACGATCTCTGCCTGCATTTCCAGTAAAATCACACAAAGCAAGTGTGATCAATATATAGGAAACATAAGCATAGAGTAGAGACTTTTGAAAGACATACTTGTAGAAGTTCTTCAAAGACATCTTCTAACGTGATGATGCCTATAACTTCTGCATCCTCGTTATCTTCCAACAAACGCGGCAAGTCCCACCTTGTCACAAGGCCGTTCTGTTGGAAATTTCTCCCCCTAGTTTCCACATGTGTTGGTGCTTTATCAATATCAACCACCACAACATCATGATGCCTTTCATCCACATGCTTAAGCAAAGGAGCTGTTAGAAGAGGACTCGAGTATGAGTTCATATATTCCTCCTTGGGTGGTTCCCCATTACTCATCAACTGCATgttcttctttttatctttatctttGACCTTGACAACCGCGGCCATGTGACTGTTCCCCTTTTGAAACTCGTTGAGGATATCATACAATGGCATATCTGATGGAACCCTGCAAAGGCAACGTATGGGAGAACTTATACTTAATTCATGTGGAAAACACACTTAAGGAAACAAGATATACCTTGGGATCTTCCTGATGGAAACAGAACTTACTGATGTTTCTGTTTCCGCTCGTACAGTTAGAAGACTCTTAACCTAAGTAATAACATCATATacagaaataaataaatctaatagaGCTCAGTGAAATGAAGCAATGCAAAAGTTTGACAGGGAGTTACCAATAGAAGCCCAATGATATTTTTTGGATTCCCTAAGTATACTGGGATCCGGCTATGTCCTCTGGAAAGTATTTTTCCAATTGTTTCCCTGCATTTTTTACAAGGTGAATATTCATGATCTCATATTAGTTACAGTATATTCAACAAATCAGCTAAATGGAGTTTCTCAAAACCCATTTTTCTTTGATAGATTTGACAaatagagaaagaaaatcatCTAGAAAAGACCAACTCTAAGCTTAACTCACCAGTTTAGCTTTGTAGTTACATCCAAGGAAAATGTTGATTCAATTGGCGTCATAGCCTCCTCAGCTGTCTGAGCTTCCAGGAAACGAAAGCGTGTGAATTAGATTAGTGGAAGTAATCTTGAagcagtaaaaaaaatattaatgtagTTTCAATACCAAGCCTCATGCTAACCATTTCATTGTAAACATAACTTATTCTGATTAGTAATGCAATCATGGCTAATGCAAATCCTTACCTTCTCACTCAGATCAAGGGCTCCGCTTATAATCATTGTTTCCTCGTGTGTCAGTTCACCTCCCTTACCAGCCTATGTTGCAAAGAAGCAGTATGTCAATGGAAGCTGGGAAAGAAAAGTActttttgattataaattaacTTGACAAAACAGATAGGGGTTACATCACAAATTCGCCTTTTTTTTCTATCCTGGTTTCGTTTGATTGTTAGATCATAAAAGAGAAACTACCTCCTGGCTGTGCATTGAGACAAGTGCTTTCAGCTGAGCTCGCCTAAACAGTGTGTCATTATGCCCAATTACCGCATCAAGAACCTGAGGTTGATAGAAGTAAACACCCTCAGCTACATAACACTCTGACATCTATAAATGCATCCACTTGTCTAGGTGATATAATCAATGCAATTAGCTTCAACAAGTAACACTTCATAATGAcatctattatattaaatacaAGGTCCAACAAATTCCACATTTTTTTCTATACTGGTAGCATAGCTTATTGAATATTGTAGCAACTAGATCCATTGTGGTTTATTGACATTTAGTGCTGTTGACAAAGAAAGATttgtctacaaaaaaaaaaacaccaccTTGCCTATAGGGTAAGCGATAGGATAGCAGAGTATCATCAAAATGCGAACCAGCCACAAAAAGTTAGCCCCAACAGCAAGCCCATACCTCGAGCATATCGCTTGTGGAATTATCTGCTTGTAACATAGTTTTTGTATCAGCTAAAGATAGAAAGTTCTGAATAAAAGACAAACTTGAatgtgtgtttcaaaaaaaaaaagaaataaaagagaaactagCACCAAAGAAGGCAAAACAAAAAAGGTTACCTCCCCAAAAgcaagaacaaaagtaacagaGAGCAAAACAGCCACAAAGGGATGGAAGATCTTATCAAGACATATAGGAAGTGCCTGGAAAaaggaataaaaacaaaatctttcaataataataaCTGCAATAATGTATTATCCTAATAATGAGGTTCACACAATTAGTAGTTTATAGCCGtaaatcaagaaacaaatcaagTGTTTGTACCTCCATGGCAGCTGCATTGCATAGAAGCAGAGTCACAAGCAGTTGATGCTGCTTCTTAACCACTGGTAAGATAGCAGCTACAATATATACAAATTCAAGTAACTCCAATTAcagccaaatttacaaaatacTCAATAAAACgacaataaaaaaacaaattcaagtAACTCCAATTACAGCCAAATTAACAAAATACTCAATATAAAgacaaaaaatttatattaattctaCCGTTACAAATCAAGCAAGTTATGTATGTTTCAATCAAagcatcgattttttttaaccGTGGAGtaattaaagaagagaaaaagacaagacCGTACCGGCTTGTTTTTTCTCGGAGGAGGAACCACTCTGCTGGAGAATCTCGAGCTCGACAAGGCCAAGGGACATTAATCCGAGCGTTAAGCCCGACATTATCCCAGCGAAGAGAACGAGGAGACACGCTACACCGACGACGACGAACCACCACGGGGAACCGAATCGGATGTCTTCCGCCTCGAAGACAAAGCTGTTCAACGAATAAGCTGCTTTTACGAGGACTACCATGCTCAGAACACCCATTTTGTCGTTTTCCTCAGCTTCGATTTGGTCGAAACAAACAGCGACGGAGCTCGAGAGAGAGGGGACTTATgatgtgaaatgttttttttggttagaAGGAAGACAGTGATACGGGGATACATGGACCTACGGACACGTCAGCAATCAACATGCGttttctcctctcttttttATTCAGCTGTTACTCATGCGTctttataaaattgatttgcTGACTACTCGTATAGTTTATTTGTGAGGAGCAACGTGATAGCTATGAAGTACTTAGCTTTCATAATAGATAGACATGTATTAAACGGTCACCTTCCACGGTTTTAACGCCCCGAGAAGGATACACCAGTGCACTTGCCTCTTGCCCCCATCAGTCCATCACACAACTCTTGAGTTCTTCCAAAATATCATTTGGATTGTTTTGCATTtaaattactttaaaaaaaatcaaatatcaagttttaaaaattcagtaaaacgttgctggaaaaaaaattagaaacctAAGAAAATTGTTAAATAATAAACTGAAACGAGTGTTCTCTCATAATACTATTACACTAGTGTAAGAATCCTAAACTAAACTAATTGTCATTACTAGAGCTGGAGACATTGCCCACCTCTCTAACGAGAACCCAAAGGATCAAATCTCGGGAGGCTTATAGCATTTTGTGCTTGTTCTTCAATGGTCAACGTGAATGATTAACAATTAAATAAATAGATTCCccttattttcttaaataaacaaaaaaaatacaaatacccAATAATAAACTTTGTTTGGGCTTTAGGCGTTATTAAAAGCCCAAACTTTGGGCCTAAAGAAAATGTTCGCGGAAAAAAAGTTTTTCTACAGTGAAACCAgaacgagagagagaggcaAACAGAATCTCAAGATCGAAGTAACACTGATGAATTCGAAGGATTGAAAGCAACAATCTCTCATTCGATTTCTGCAATTCAGCGGAGATAGAGGCGAGGCAGTGTGAAGCATATCTCCAGAATCGGGGAAGAGGAGGCATTCAAATCTGGCGAAAGTGGAGGGGTTAAGGGCGAGGCCGTGGCTCAAGCCAGGATCTTATGCGAATGGAGATCAATACGACTACGACGGCGATGAGGGTGACCATTCGAGGCCTTGGTGGCGCCGTCGCCTCAGATCCTTGTATATGGCGGCGAGTTCCTTTACTCCGTCCACTTTCCGGATAGCAATATCGCTCCTCCTCCTTGTCGCTATCGGCACCGCTTTCATTTTTCTCCCCGTTGAACAGGCAATTTCTCTATTCCACTATCCACGCGTGTACTTGTTGTAGCTTTAGTGAATCGATAATCGTCGGTGGCGAATAGAAT
The nucleotide sequence above comes from Brassica napus cultivar Da-Ae chromosome A9, Da-Ae, whole genome shotgun sequence. Encoded proteins:
- the LOC106365418 gene encoding secretory carrier-associated membrane protein 2 isoform X1, whose product is MARQDANPFADEETNPFADNTSVPRASNSSYLKPLPPEPHDRGATIDIPLDSEKVSSISSPFFPFNVCSKSGFCLKDLRAKEMELQAKENELNRKEQELKRREDAIAKTGVVIEEKNWPDFFPLIHHDIPNEIPIHLQKIQYVAFTTLLGLVGCLLWNIVAVTVAWIKGGGPTIWLMSIIYFIAGVPGAYVLWYRPLYRASRTDSALKFGTFFVFYVFHIAFCGFAAVAPPVIFQGKSLTGFLPALELLTTNAAVGVSILLLFIYKCLPYQYVFSLIDIVFHWGGVLLHRNTSQYLGDSASICLLPRERQSCTDETRSCNFDLDACAMKGKHSSL
- the LOC106406811 gene encoding coproporphyrinogen-III oxidase 1, chloroplastic-like, encoding MASHSLTLFSSSSTFAPFSSHQIHSPNLSTVRFPRPINTKPNHHSLRCSVSIEKEVPETERPFTFLRDSDDDSTHSSSVRARFEAMIRAAQDSVCEAIEAVESGPKFKEDVWSRPGGGGGISRVLQDGNVFEKAGVNVSVVYGVMPPEAYRAAKGSASSDQKPGPVPFFAAGVSSVLHPKNPFAPTLHFNYRYFETDTPKDVPGAPRQWWFGGGTDFTPAYIFEDDVKHFHTIQKQACDKFDPSFYPRFKKWCDDYFYIKHRDERRGLGGIFFDDLNDYDQEMLLKFSTECANSVVPAYIPIVEKRKDMEFTEKHKAWQQLRRGRYVEFNLVYDRGTTFGLKTGGRIESILVSLPLSARWEYDHKPEEGTEEWKLLDACINPKEWI
- the LOC106365417 gene encoding N-terminal acetyltransferase A complex catalytic subunit ARD1, encoding MEKGVPVELTRGSANWARVVEEIVKLEKKTFPKHESLAQTFDGELRKRNAGLLYVSSDGETLGYVMYAWPSSLSASITKLAVKESCRRQGHGEALLRAAIDKCRSRKVQRVSLHVDPTRIAAVNLYKKHGFQVDCLVKSYYSADRDAYRMYLDFDDSV
- the LOC106365418 gene encoding secretory carrier-associated membrane protein 2 isoform X3, whose product is MARQDANPFADEETNPFADNTSVPRASNSSYLKPLPPEPHDRGATIDIPLDSEKDLRAKEMELQAKENELNRKEQELKRREDAIAKTGVVIEEKNWPDFFPLIHHDIPNEIPIHLQKIQYVAFTTLLGLVGCLLWNIVAVTVAWIKGGGPTIWLMSIIYFIAGVPGAYVLWYRPLYRASRTDSALKFGTFFVFYVFHIAFCGFAAVAPPVIFQGKSLTGFLPALELLTTNAAVGILYFIGAGFFCIETLLNIWVIQQVYAYFRGSGKAAQMKREAATSTLMRAL
- the LOC125578654 gene encoding protein NETWORKED 3A-like, with translation MVMESSKWWWIGNHNTTNFSPWLHSTLSELDKKTKDMLRVVDEDADTFAARAEMYYKKRPELVAMVEDFYRSHRSLAERHDLLRPSSVHKHGSEKHHDKSSTCDDESSWSKACETHDDYNAESEVDDGESSSVDYGGNCEMLKEEIERLREENKFYSEMVRERDEEKREAIRQMSLAIDMLKEENSELKRCVSSVVVKRKVKLEGFWGRLVGNWILSKTDSTSRERVL
- the LOC106365418 gene encoding secretory carrier-associated membrane protein 2 isoform X2 — encoded protein: MARQDANPFADEETNPFADNTSVPRASNSSYLKPLPPEPHDRGATIDIPLDSEKVSSISSPFFPFNVCSKSGFCLKDLRAKEMELQAKENELNRKEQELKRREDAIAKTGVVIEEKNWPDFFPLIHHDIPNEIPIHLQKIQYVAFTTLLGLVGCLLWNIVAVTVAWIKGGGPTIWLMSIIYFIAGVPGAYVLWYRPLYRASRTDSALKFGTFFVFYVFHIAFCGFAAVAPPVIFQGKSLTGFLPALELLTTNAAVGILYFIGAGFFCIETLLNIWVIQQVYAYFRGSGKAAQMKREAATSTLMRAL